The following proteins are co-located in the Tetrapisispora phaffii CBS 4417 chromosome 4, complete genome genome:
- the KES1 gene encoding oxysterol-binding protein KES1 (similar to Saccharomyces cerevisiae HES1 (YOR237W) and KES1 (YPL145C); ancestral locus Anc_8.658) → MSQIANSSSWTSFLKSISSFNGDISSLTAPPFILSPTSLSEFSQYWAEHPDLFLEPSFINNDNFKDLFKDVDPEIESPEVARMLSVTKWFISTLKSQYCSRNESMGSEKKPLNPFLGELFVGKWENNTNKEKFGETVLLSEQVSHHPPMTAYTIFNDKNNVRLQGYNQIKATFSKTLMLGVKQFGHTIYELGGDIDEQYLITVPPLHIEGILAASPFVELEGKTFIQSSTGYLAVIEFSGRGYFSGKKNTFKARIYNDSVSYKKNKENALYTISGQWSGTSTIVKKSETTSSKDEAPVFYDASRDPIDPLTVKPLENQHPLESRKAWSVVAEAVKSGDFDLIVKTKTELEDAQRELRKEEEANGIEWKRRWFQSVDYAEGADEDKAIIPDDDDIFAKLAEKIQLSTKNVPSGTMVGDKEDKKEGLSSQHWRFNRNAWDNEKEIAL, encoded by the coding sequence ATGTCCCAAATCgctaattcttcttcatgGACAAGTTTTTTGAAGTCTATTTCATCATTCAATGGTGACATTTCTTCATTGACTGCTCCTCCTTTCATTTTGTCTCCAACTTCGTTGTCTGAATTCTCGCAATACTGGGCTGAACATCCTGATTTATTCTTGGAACCTTCATTCATCAACAATGACAACTTCAAGGACTTGTTCAAGGACGTTGATCCAGAAATTGAATCCCCAGAAGTCGCAAGAATGTTATCTGTTACAAAATGGTTTATTTCGACATTGAAGTCACAATACTGTTCAAGGAATGAATCAATGGGTTCTGAGAAAAAACCATTGAACCCATTTCTAGGGGAGTTGTTTGTTGGTAAATGGGAAAACAACactaataaagaaaaattcgGCGAAACTGTCTTATTAAGCGAACAAGTTTCTCATCATCCACCAATGACTGCATACACAATCTTTAACGACAAAAATAATGTCAGGCTACAAGGTTACAACCAAATTAAAGCTACCTTCTCAAAGACTTTGATGCTAGGTGTCAAACAATTCGGCCACACCATCTACGAACTAGGTGGTGATATCGATgaacaatatttaattacGGTCCCTCCTTTACACATCGAAGGTATCTTGGCTGCATCTCCATTCGTCGAATTGGAAGGTAAAACGTTCATCCAATCTAGTACAGGTTATTTAGCAGTGATCGAATTCTCAGGTAGAGGCTATTTCTCCGGTAAGAAGAACACATTCAAAGCGAGAATCTACAACGATTCTGTTTCctataaaaaaaataaagaaaatgctCTATACACAATATCCGGTCAATGGTCGGGAACCTCCACCATAGTGAAGAAATCTGAAACCACCTCAAGCAAAGATGAAGCTCCTGTATTCTATGATGCCAGCAGAGATCCAATCGACCCATTAACCGTCAAGCCATTAGAAAACCAACATCCTCTAGAAAGTAGAAAGGCTTGGAGCGTAGTTGCAGAGGCTGTTAAGTCTGGTGATTTCGATTTGATTGTCAAAACAAAGACAGAATTGGAAGATGCCCAAAGAGaattaagaaaagaagaagaagctAATGGCATAGAATGGAAAAGAAGATGGTTCCAAAGCGTCGACTATGCCGAAGGTGCCGATGAAGATAAAGCCATCATCCCAGATGATGACGATATTTTTGCAAAATTGGCTGAAAAAATACAACTATCAACTAAGAACGTTCCAAGTGGTACAATGGTCGGTGACAAAGAAGACAAGAAAGAAGGTCTTTCCTCACAACATTGGAGATTCAACAGAAATGCTTGGGATAacgaaaaagaaattgctTTATAA
- the NOP53 gene encoding Nop53p (similar to Saccharomyces cerevisiae NOP53 (YPL146C); ancestral locus Anc_8.659) translates to MAPSTSMSRPSQYKQSSRKGKKAWRKNIDLSDIEKAVAEKNEFEISHGTKDLSDLKDDTLFAVDTVGNTELKEKLIKRKQIKKNLKSREILDAIQTNSKVPALNHPRFNKSSNENSKKNKIQGVSKKEISRLMAMAGRVQGESVAKNMMAKDGLIKSGTNDLWGDEPKKKISLPSGIELDSKLKDQIPEELLNQSTTSWSKPTTKPVTMDLAPIQVKEFADMPHAGKSYNPNTKDWENLISNEFDKEMVKEEKRVALEEYRARISHLIEVLDDNEEESSDEDENENTKEVSADEEDEEDLLKLSVNPVVRNKKKTKQQRNKAKKHQEKVRLQEELKKLREQVRKLEDIESLNEDVEIDDQLKNSLKENAVNAPKMNKRNRLGTKYSVIEASVDVKFKDELSDSLRKLRPEGNLLYDTVRKLQSTGKLEARVRKTRPQRKNKITEKWTYKDFK, encoded by the coding sequence ATGGCTCCATCAACTTCCATGTCTAGACCATCTCAATATAAGCAATCTTCCCGTAAAGGTAAAAAAGCCTGGAGGAAGAACATCGACTTATCTGATATCGAAAAGGCTGTTGCTGAGAAGAATGAATTTGAGATTAGTCATGGTACCAAAGATCTTTCTGACTTGAAAGATGATACTCTTTTTGCTGTCGACACAGTTGGTAACACtgaattaaaagaaaaactgattaaaagaaaacaaataaagaaaaatctGAAGAGTAGAGAGATTTTGGATGCTATCCAAACTAACTCGAAAGTCCCAGCTCTAAATCATCCAAGATTCAATAAATCTTCCAATGAAAActcaaagaaaaataaaattcaagGTGTCtcaaagaaagaaattagTAGATTGATGGCTATGGCTGGTAGAGTTCAAGGTGAATCCGTTGCTAAAAATATGATGGCAAAAGACGGTTTAATCAAATCAGGAACTAATGATTTATGGGGAGATGAACCAAAAAAGAAGATCAGCTTACCATCAGGAATTGAATTggattcaaaattaaaggatCAAATACCAGAAGAACTTCTAAATCAATCTACCACAAGTTGGAGTAAACCTACCACCAAACCAGTGACAATGGATTTAGCTCCTATTCAAGTAAAAGAGTTCGCAGATATGCCTCACGCAGGTAAGTCATATAATCCAAATACCAAGGATTGggaaaatttaatttccaacgaatttgataaagaaaTGGTGAAGGAAGAAAAGAGAGTTGCTCTAGAAGAATATAGAGCTCGTATTTCTCATCTAATTGAGGTCTTagatgataatgaagaagaatctTCAGATGAAGACGAAAATGAGAACACTAAGGAAGTGTCTGCTGacgaagaagatgaagaagatttattaaaacttTCAGTAAATCCAGTTGTTagaaataagaaaaaaactAAACAGCAAAGAAACAAGGCAAAGAAACATCAAGAAAAAGTTAGATTAcaagaagaattaaaaaaattaagagAACAAGTTAGAAAGTtagaagatattgaatcaCTCAACGAGGATGTTGAAATCGATGATCAATTAAAGAACtctttgaaagaaaatgcTGTAAATGCTCCTAAAATgaacaaaagaaatagatTAGGTACTAAATATTCTGTGATTGAAGCTAGTGTTGATGTCAAGTTTAAAGATGAATTGTCTGACTCTTTAAGAAAATTGAGACCTGAAGGTAATCTTTTATATGATACTGTTAGAAAGCTACAAAGTACAGGTAAATTAGAAGCCCGTGTACGTAAAACAAGACCTCaaagaaagaataaaatCACTGAAAAATGGACTTACAaagatttcaaataa
- the PXA1 gene encoding ATP-binding cassette long-chain fatty acid transporter PXA1 (similar to Saccharomyces cerevisiae PXA1 (YPL147W); ancestral locus Anc_8.661), with the protein MSKSDSRKKLKDLLINLHQGCIEFDITTSSNSLLSFRSYYKTLLLHLVDVIKSPTRTPKLRNRAIMILLTIILSGITLSTTVSYTGYKIIQVFKNLIVNSYSRNGRNGKPVLRRTRSQMMLDTGARVMYIHEDNNMNLVGSNRDITLNSKLGNISGMARTNLNNIKQSFKKIFIPPRDEDLFEHDKFLFKNVEMGKLKKSQLFYSKFLSQLSVLSKILIPTIVDKNSILLFLQIFFLILRTYLSLLVARLDGRIVRDIISGRLKNFIVDIGYWFLIAFPASYTNAAIKLLQRKLSLNFRVNLTRYIHDLYLDKKLSFYKIIFDYNANSSIIKNIDNSITNDIAKFCDASTSIFANIAKPVIDLIFFSVYLRDNIGSIGVAGIFINYFVTGYILRAFAPPLGRLASDMSASDGDYYNYHLNLINNCEEISFYQGTNVETTKVKQLYYILMDKMLIMDKSKFNYNMIEGYILKYTWSGLGYVFASFPIIFTTIASGINSEEQNMKQFIVNKRLMLSLADAGSRLMHSIKDISQLTGYTNRIFTLISTLHRVHSNDFAYGAYIVGSNGTGSMENLTGAQSKSFNLKADKVSSSINSSDSTVIRGTIQKNFNGLRFENIDVIIPSTKGQLGSKLIKKLTFQIPPFIAPISSMKINSLQDLNTSLSKLNISNKNSIYDMTLPFSYGPGSSLLILGPNSCGKSSIQRIIAEIWPIYNKNGLMSIPAEDELMCIPQRPYFSKGGTFRDQIIYPMGSDEFFDRGLKDKLLVQILADVKLEYLLKRDKGWSYFDAVFDWKDVLSGGEKQRMNFARILFHKPRFVILDEATNAISVDMEDYLFKMLKKYRFNFISISQRPSLVKYHDLLLEISEDKEGTWTLQTLGTDEAISSIDNEIEELEAKLMKVQVWEEERRELQKRLEVI; encoded by the coding sequence atgaGTAAATCAGATTCAAGGAAGAAACTGAAAGATCTGCTCATAAATCTGCACCAAGGGTGCATCGAGTTTGATATTACAACTAGTAGTAATAGTTTATTGAGTTTCCGTTCTTATTATAAGACGTTGCTATTGCATTTGGTTGATGTGATAAAATCACCAACTCGTACTCcaaaattaagaaatagAGCAATTATGATACTATTAACTATTATTTTGTCAGGAATTACTTTATCAACTACTGTTTCATACACTggttataaaataattcaagTTTTCAAGAATTTAATAGTTAATTCATATTCACGTAATGGAAGAAATGGTAAACCGGTTTTGAGAAGAACAAGATCTCAAATGATGCTTGATACAGGTGCTAGGGTTATGTACATAcatgaagataataatatgaatTTGGTCGGATCAAATAGGGATATTACATTAAATAGTAAATTAGGAAACATTAGTGGCATGGCAAGgacaaatttaaataatataaaacagTCGtttaagaaaatattcattcCTCCAAGAGATgaagatttatttgaacatgataaatttttatttaaaaatgttgaAATGGGGAAGCTGAAAAAATctcaattgttttattcaaaattcttAAGTCAATTGAGtgtattatcaaaaattttaattccCACTATTGTTGATAAGAATTCGATTTTACTATTcttacaaatattttttttaatattaagaaCGTATTTATCCTTATTGGTTGCAAGACTAGATGGTAGAATTGTTAGAGATATAATTTCTGGaagattaaaaaattttattgtcGATATAGGTTATTGGTTTTTGATTGCATTTCCAGCTTCATATACGAATGCTgctattaaattattacaaagaaaattaagTTTAAATTTTAGAGTGAATTTAACAAGGTATATTCATGATTTATATCTggataaaaaattatctttttataaaatcatctttgattataatgcaaattcttcaattataaaaaatattgataattccATTACAAATGATATTGCAAAATTTTGTGATGCTTCAACTTCTATATTTGCTAATATTGCAAAACCtgtaattgatttaatattcttttcCGTCTATCTTAGAGATAATATTGGCTCCATTGGTGTTGCTggtatatttataaattattttgttactGGATATATCTTAAGAGCATTTGCTCCACCATTGGGCAGATTGGCAAGTGACATGTCTGCGTCAGATGGTGATTACTATAACTATCacttaaatttaattaataattgtgaagaaatatcattttaCCAAGGAACTAATGTAGAAACAACAAAAGtaaaacaattatattatattttgatggATAAGATGCTTATAATGGataaaagtaaatttaattataatatgatAGAAggatatattttgaaatatacaTGGTCCGGTCTAGGATATGTTTTTGCATCTTTCCCAATTATTTTCACTACAATTGCTTCTGGTATAAATTCTGAAGAACAAAATATGAAACAATTCATTGTTAATAAAAGACTAATGTTATCATTAGCTGATGCAGGTTCGAGATTAATGCACtcaattaaagatatttcaCAATTAACGGGTTATACTAATAGAATTTTCACGCTGATTAGTACTTTACATAGAGTTCACTCCAATGACTTTGCCTATGGTGCATATATTGTGGGCTCGAATGGAACTGGATCTATGGAGAACTTAACTGGGGCACAATCgaaatcatttaatttgaaaGCAGATAAAGTTTCTAGTTCAATTAATTCGTCTGATAGCACAGTTATTAGAGGTACTATACAAAAGAACTTTAATGGTTTAAGATTTGAAAACATCGACGTCATAATTCCTTCTACTAAGGGGCAATTAGGATCAAAATTGATCAAAAAATTGACTTTCCAAATCCCTCCATTCATTGCACCAATATCTTctatgaaaataaattcattacaAGACTTAAATACGTCATTATCTAAATTGAATATCTCAAATAAGAATTCGATTTATGATATGACATTACCTTTCTCATATGGTCCAGGATCAAGTTTGTTAATTCTAGGACCAAATAGTTGCGGCAAAAGTTCTATTCAAAGGATAATAGCTGAAATTTGGCCAATTTACAACAAAAATGGTTTGATGTCGATTCCCGCAGAAGATGAGTTGATGTGCATTCCTCAAAGACCTTATTTTAGTAAAGGAGGTACATTTAGGGATCAGATAATTTACCCAATGGGTTCTGATGAATTCTTTGATAGAGGTTTAAAGGATAAATTATTGGTCCAAATATTGGCTGATGTCAAACTcgaatatttattaaaaagagaTAAAGGTTGGTCATACTTCGATGCAGTCTTCGATTGGAAGGATGTTTTAAGTGGAGGTGAAAAGCAACGGATGAATTTTGCAAGGATTTTGTTCCATAAGCCTAGATTTGTTATTTTAGATGAAGCTACAAATGCAATTTCTGTTGACATGGAAGATTACTTATTcaaaatgttaaaaaaatatagatttaattttatcagtATTTCACAAAGACCGTCTTTGGTTAAATATCATGATTTACTACTAGAAATATCAGAGGATAAGGAGGGAACTTGGACACTTCAGACATTAGGGACTGACGAAGCTATCTCGtcaattgataatgaaattgagGAGTTAGAAGCAAAGTTAATGAAAGTACAAGTATGGGAAGAAGAGAGAAGGGAACTGCAAAAAAGGTTAGaagttatataa
- the TPHA0D01180 gene encoding uncharacterized protein (ancestral locus Anc_8.663) produces the protein MSTSQLRNGPSLFEPIVPSIEPLQFKLKIDSDKAVTAFPIYNAGEIPESLLDFMHNMFNEEILRGDTYPYFNVLTKEEFVNYWFSSFTAILLNTDNTSLLVDLVANKSEKDVTYWNEMLLGTFYIKPNYSGRCSHNCNAGFLVNYHQRGQKIGYRLGQIYLQWGHLLGYKYSIFNLVFVTNVGSWKIWDKLEFDRIGLVPRAAILKGYDEPVDAIIYGRDLTSVKEELLNDFYKV, from the coding sequence ATGTCGACTTCCCAGTTAAGAAATGGACCATCTCTATTTGAACCAATTGTTCCATCGATTGAGCCATTACaatttaaattgaaaattgatTCTGATAAAGCTGTTACCGCTTTCCCAATCTATAATGCAGGTGAAATACCTGAATCTCTTTTAGACTTCATGCATAATATGTTCAATGAGGAAATTTTAAGAGGCGATACGTATCCATATTTTAACGTCTTAActaaagaagaatttgttAATTACTGGTTTAGTTCCTTTACtgctattttattaaacaCGGATAACACTTCTCTTTTAGTCGATCTTGTTGCAAACAAAAGTGAAAAGGATGTCACCTATTGGAATGAAATGCTATTAGGTACATTTTACATCAAACCAAATTATAGTGGAAGATGCTCACACAATTGTAATGCTGGGTTCTTAGTAAACTATCATCAAAGAGGCCAAAAGATTGGTTACAGATTAGgtcaaatttatttacaatgGGGACATTTGCTGGGTTACAAATACTCTATATTCAATTTGGTCTTTGTAACTAATGTCGGCAGTTGGAAAATCTGGGATAAATTAGAATTCGACAGAATTGGTCTTGTTCCAAGAGCTGCTATCTTGAAAGGTTATGATGAACCAGTCGATGCTATAATTTACGGTAGAGATTTAACATCTGTTAAGGAAGAACtattaaatgatttttatAAAGTTTAA
- the ABP140 gene encoding tRNA(Thr) (cytosine(32)-N(3))-methyltransferase (similar to Saccharomyces cerevisiae ABP140 (YOR239W); ancestral locus Anc_8.665), with the protein MAVAELIKKFEEISKDVEATQENLEKVVCDEQTDEISENTENSNSNEEINTFNCDVDEVPTNNISEDLGADLKGAEVVENDNKLTTEEQNAMAQDIKEEILNAVAHDSSNVADKFENENEIVTNENNSRIGRDEPFEFGKRQLTESSDVWDHNAWDNVEWGEDQVKEAQAKIELQYENPVSDFDKALFNKNPARYWDIFYKNNKENFFKDRKWLQIEFPSLYAATKKDAGPVTIFEIGCGAGNTFFPILTENENEHLRIIAADFAPKAVELVKSSEQFNPKYGHAAVWDLANSDGALPDGVEEHSVDIAVMIFVFSALAPNQWQQALDNLKKVLKPGGKILFRDYGRYDLAQVRFKKNRLLDDNFYVRGDGTRVYFFTEEELREIFTKKYFIENKIGTDRRLLVNRKRQLKMYRCWLQAVFEVPE; encoded by the coding sequence ATGGCTGTAGCTGAattgataaagaaatttGAAGAGATTTCTAAAGATGTCGAAGCAACTCAAGAAAATTTGGAAAAGGTAGTATGCGATGAGCAAACAGATGAAATTAGTGAAAATACTGAAAATTCCAACAgtaatgaagaaattaacaCATTTAATTGTGATGTTGATGAAGTTCCAACCAATAACATTAGTGAAGATTTAGGTGCTGATTTGAAGGGTGCTGAAGTagttgaaaatgataacaaACTTACAACGGAGGAACAAAATGCTATGGCACAGGAcataaaagaagaaattctTAACGCTGTAGCTCATGATTCATCTAATGTTGCTgacaaatttgaaaatgaaaatgaaatagtAACCAATGAGAATAATTCCCGTATAGGGAGAGATGAGCCATTTGAGTTTGGTAAACGTCAATTAACTGAATCATCTGATGTTTGGGATCACAATGCTTGGGATAATGTTGAATGGGGTGAAGACCAAGTAAAAGAAGCACAAGCTAAAATTGAACTTCAATACGAAAATCCTGTGTCTGATTTTGACAAAgctttatttaataaaaaccCTGCAAGATACTGggatatattttataaaaataataaagagaatttctttaaagATAGAAAGTGGTTACAGATCGAATTTCCAAGTTTGTACGCTGCAACTAAAAAAGATGCAGGTCCAGTCACTATATTTGAAATCGGTTGCGGTGCTGGCAATACCTTTTTCCCAATTTTAACTGAAAATGAGAATGAGCATTTGCGGATTATTGCTGCTGATTTTGCTCCAAAAGCTGTTGAATTAGTAAAATCTTCGGAACAATTCAATCCAAAGTATGGCCACGCTGCAGTTTGGGATTTAGCTAATTCTGACGGCGCTCTTCCTGATGGTGTTGAAGAACATTCTGTCGATATTGCTGTCAtgatttttgtttttagtGCATTAGCACCAAATCAATGGCAACAGGCATTGgataatttaaagaaagtATTAAAACCAGGTGGCAAAATTCTTTTTAGAGATTATGGTAGATACGATCTTGCGCAAGTAAGGTTTAAGAAGAATAGACTTCttgatgataatttttatGTAAGAGGTGATGGTACTAGAGTATATTTCTTCACAGAAGAAGAGTTAAGGGAGATTTTCACAAAGAAATactttattgaaaataagaTCGGAACTGATCGAAGATTGTTAGTCAATAGAAAAAgacaattgaaaatgtatCGTTGCTGGTTGCAAGCTGTCTTTGAAGTTCCAGAATAA
- the ATG5 gene encoding Atg5p (similar to Saccharomyces cerevisiae ATG5 (YPL149W); ancestral locus Anc_8.666) — translation MDEIRELVWNGGLNLQISLHPSAMVVNHLKDPIITNIRVPRDCYIVFYMKVILKRFRNYLNLNINESNKDCFFWFEYENVPLYWNFPIGALYDTMTNIMPNDREEILLDRNDHLNIWKLELHCGTKIPNGLIPIIDEEEQIRRYWMHQWKQACYILNGSSKKVMSFSMKDWQKFWDSVKKRNLSDFNDLAMKVRPSHPRNVPVIIHLNYPNLQKKLPFIKIDHDADNGHPTVFNVLNSEYPEIFKSKNSSEVQCVCNGVIIPLEILIFELYKRFLNFDGFLHLSICFSSNNNQFN, via the coding sequence ATGGATGAAATACGTGAGCTCGTTTGGAATGGTGGGTtaaatttacaaatatCGTTACATCCATCAGCGATGGTGGTGAATCATCTGAAAGATCCAATAATAACGAATATAAGAGTACCAAGGGATTGttatattgtattttataTGAAAGTTATACTGAAACGATTTCGGAATTATctcaatttaaatataaacgAGTCGAATAAAGACTGCTTCTTTTGGTTCGAATATGAAAATGTTCCCTTGTATTGGAATTTTCCCATAGGTGCTTTATATGATACTATGACTAATATAATGCCAAATGATAGAGAAGAGATTTTATTAGATAGAAATGATCACTTGAATATTTGGAAGTTAGAATTGCATTGCGGTACTAAGATACCAAATGGTCTCATACCGATAATCGACGAGGAAGAACAAATAAGACGCTATTGGATGCATCAGTGGAAACAAGCTTGTTATATACTTAATGGATCTTCAAAGAAGGTAATGTCCTTTTCAATGAAGGATTGGCAAAAATTTTGGGATAGCgtaaagaaaagaaatttgTCTGATTTTAATGATCTCGCTATGAAGGTAAGACCGTCACATCCTAGAAACGTTCCTGTGATTATTCACTTGAATTATCCAAACCTTCAGAAAAAACTACCgttcattaaaattgatCATGATGCTGATAATGGGCATCCGACGGTGTTTAATGTTTTGAATTCTGAATATCCtgaaatattcaaaagtaAGAATAGTTCTGAAGTACAATGTGTTTGTAATGGGGTCATAATCCCACTGGagatattaatatttgaacttTATAAAAGATTTCTGAACTTCGATGGATTTTTGCATTTATCTATATGTTTctcatctaataataatcagtTCAATTAA